In Gemmatimonadales bacterium, one DNA window encodes the following:
- a CDS encoding phosphodiester glycosidase family protein — protein MSLTISRRTAVALGAAAALAASEIAVSAFRAEAPRSADALAVLGRNGWVTWWRRDAAPTRWEGERPLAHLVSWSAGEGGVEWGELQLRGASEAWRTRLVLVRVDPGLVELALDPAFTRDRDWTIGDAGSDAAFALTAGQFRASLPWGWVVTGGREVLPPQYAPLAGAVVVQPDGRVRIVSPDSVSAERLRGTAREAFQSYPMLLDAGTIPLPLLQDGRGVDLRHRDSRLALGTLPDGRVVIALTRFDALGGMLGRIPFGLTTPEMAAVMGALGCRQAVLLDGGISGQLLVRDSMGAARVWPGIRSVPLGLVGRTR, from the coding sequence GTGAGTCTGACAATCTCTCGTCGGACCGCCGTCGCGCTCGGCGCCGCTGCCGCCCTCGCTGCGAGCGAGATCGCCGTGTCCGCCTTCCGGGCCGAGGCGCCCCGCTCAGCCGATGCGCTCGCGGTACTTGGGCGTAATGGATGGGTGACCTGGTGGCGTCGTGACGCCGCGCCCACCCGCTGGGAGGGCGAACGGCCGTTGGCGCACCTCGTTTCGTGGTCGGCAGGCGAGGGCGGCGTGGAATGGGGCGAGCTGCAGCTCCGCGGCGCGAGCGAAGCGTGGCGGACTCGCCTGGTGCTGGTACGGGTGGACCCGGGGCTGGTCGAGCTCGCGCTCGATCCCGCGTTCACCCGGGACCGCGACTGGACCATCGGCGATGCAGGCAGCGACGCCGCCTTCGCGCTGACTGCGGGTCAGTTCCGCGCGTCGCTGCCCTGGGGATGGGTGGTGACCGGCGGGCGCGAGGTGCTGCCACCACAGTACGCACCCCTGGCCGGCGCGGTCGTGGTGCAACCGGACGGCCGGGTGCGGATCGTCTCGCCCGACAGCGTCAGCGCGGAGCGGCTGCGGGGTACCGCGCGCGAGGCGTTCCAGAGCTATCCGATGCTGCTGGATGCCGGGACCATACCGCTGCCGCTCCTGCAGGATGGCCGAGGTGTCGACCTCAGGCATCGCGACAGCCGGCTGGCACTCGGCACCCTCCCCGATGGGCGCGTTGTCATCGCACTCACCCGTTTCGATGCGCTGGGAGGGATGCTGGGGAGAATTCCCTTCGGGCTGACGACGCCGGAAATGGCGGCCGTCATGGGTGCGCTCGGCTGCCGCCAGGCCGTGCTGCTGGACGGCGGCATCTCGGGGCAGTTGCTGGTGCGCGACTCGATGGGAGCCGCGCGCGTCTGGCCAGGGATCCGGAGCGTGCCGCTCGGTTTGGTGGGACGGACTCGCTGA
- a CDS encoding dienelactone hydrolase family protein, translating into MSHLRTRVRGAASYLLVAVLGAALGAAGAAVVRSRAALDPVTTHGEWVHIKNGADSIRAYVAYPERKTKAPAIIVIHEIFGLTDWEPTVADRLAKDGYVAVLPDLLSSKYGKSPADADSGRKLVSELEPDRITSDLDAVYGYVNGLPAVFKDRVGTIGFCWGGGQSFRYATHNPNLRAAVVCYGPAPDTGSIRRIKAPILGVYGENDERITGSLPEVAGQMQSAGKTFTYDVYPGTGHGFLKPGRQGSDGPQVERAWTRILQFYRARLGK; encoded by the coding sequence ATGAGTCACCTACGCACACGGGTCCGCGGCGCCGCTTCCTACCTGCTCGTGGCTGTGCTCGGCGCCGCTCTCGGCGCGGCGGGCGCGGCGGTGGTGAGGTCCCGGGCCGCCCTGGATCCCGTCACCACCCACGGCGAGTGGGTCCACATCAAGAACGGCGCGGACTCGATCCGCGCGTATGTTGCCTATCCCGAGCGGAAGACCAAGGCACCGGCCATCATCGTCATCCACGAGATCTTCGGCCTCACCGACTGGGAGCCCACCGTGGCCGACCGGCTGGCCAAGGACGGCTATGTCGCGGTCCTGCCCGACCTGCTCTCGTCCAAGTACGGCAAATCGCCCGCCGACGCCGACTCCGGCCGGAAGCTGGTGAGCGAGCTGGAGCCGGACCGGATCACGAGCGACCTCGACGCGGTGTACGGCTACGTGAACGGGCTGCCGGCGGTATTCAAGGACCGGGTCGGCACCATCGGCTTCTGCTGGGGTGGTGGGCAGAGCTTCCGCTACGCGACCCACAATCCCAACCTCCGCGCGGCCGTCGTCTGCTACGGTCCCGCGCCGGACACCGGGTCCATCCGCCGCATCAAGGCCCCTATCCTCGGGGTCTACGGCGAGAACGACGAGCGCATCACCGGCAGCCTGCCGGAGGTCGCGGGTCAGATGCAGTCGGCGGGGAAGACCTTTACCTATGACGTCTACCCCGGCACCGGACACGGGTTCCTCAAGCCCGGCCGGCAAGGCTCGGACGGGCCGCAGGTGGAGCGGGCATGGACCCGTATCCTCCAGTTCTACCGCGCGCGGCTGGGCAAGTGA
- a CDS encoding TetR/AcrR family transcriptional regulator: protein MTPPTTARRDGEATRQRLLRAALELYTTVGFRATTTPAIAARAGVAEGTIYRHFSGKEHLLNEVFRNAQHWGISLVREDEGGRPAAPERLQQIARRLLDAAAHDPALTRMLLRRRDEQHLDQGSREAERQFQDVLRQVVAGGKSEGLVRPGPAELWTDVWLALVAFAAERVSSGLWSPDSPSVAMTLDAAWDAITARDATAPAAR from the coding sequence ATGACTCCTCCAACGACTGCTCGCCGCGACGGCGAAGCGACCCGCCAGCGACTGCTGCGCGCGGCGCTCGAGCTCTACACCACGGTCGGCTTCCGGGCCACCACCACTCCTGCCATCGCGGCCCGCGCCGGCGTCGCCGAAGGCACCATCTACCGACATTTCAGCGGCAAGGAGCACCTGCTCAACGAGGTGTTCCGGAACGCCCAGCATTGGGGCATCTCCCTGGTGCGGGAGGACGAGGGCGGGCGGCCGGCGGCGCCCGAACGGCTACAGCAGATCGCCCGCCGGCTGCTGGACGCCGCCGCGCACGACCCGGCCCTCACCCGGATGCTGCTCCGACGCCGGGACGAGCAGCACCTGGACCAGGGCAGCCGGGAGGCGGAGCGTCAGTTTCAGGACGTCCTGCGGCAGGTGGTAGCGGGGGGAAAGTCCGAGGGACTGGTGCGGCCCGGGCCGGCCGAGCTGTGGACCGATGTGTGGCTCGCCTTGGTGGCGTTCGCGGCCGAGCGGGTGAGCTCGGGGCTCTGGTCGCCCGACAGCCCCTCCGTGGCAATGACGCTCGACGCCGCGTGGGACGCGATCACCGCCCGGGACGCTACGGCGCCGGCCGCCCGGTGA
- a CDS encoding saccharopine dehydrogenase C-terminal domain-containing protein yields MKMLVLGAGLQGCACAYDLLQNPAVSQVTLADLRLENLPGFLAGDWGGRLRTVRLDVTDPVAVSETLRGQVAVMSAIPYYYNASMAKAAVEAGCHFSDLGGNTEIVFEQRKLHPEALAKGISVIPDCGLAPGMVNILAAEGIRRLERAEQVKVYVGGLPQEPEPPLNYQIVYSLEGALDYYTTPSWVLRAGKPIQVDALSELEVVEFPTPVGTLEAFHTGGGISTLPFAYQGKIDVMEYKTLRYPGHVAIMRPIRELGLLDSTPLEVKGKTVVPRDVFIASVQPKLHKPRGRDLVALQVQVTGQKEGRARRVSFRLIDYYDAEHGISAMMRTTGYSLSITGQMQADGRIALKGVHTPDESVPFAEYVAELARRGIEIQEL; encoded by the coding sequence ATGAAAATGCTGGTCCTGGGTGCTGGGCTTCAGGGGTGCGCATGCGCGTACGATCTCCTGCAGAATCCCGCGGTGAGCCAGGTCACCCTGGCCGACCTGCGTCTCGAAAACCTGCCCGGCTTCCTGGCGGGCGATTGGGGCGGCCGGCTCCGCACCGTTCGTCTCGACGTGACCGATCCGGTAGCCGTAAGCGAGACCCTTCGCGGTCAGGTCGCCGTGATGAGCGCCATCCCATATTACTATAACGCTTCAATGGCCAAAGCAGCGGTGGAGGCCGGGTGTCACTTCTCCGATCTTGGCGGCAACACCGAGATCGTATTCGAGCAACGGAAGCTGCACCCCGAGGCGTTGGCCAAGGGGATCTCGGTGATTCCCGACTGCGGCCTCGCCCCCGGCATGGTGAACATCCTGGCGGCCGAAGGCATCCGGCGGCTGGAGCGGGCGGAGCAGGTCAAGGTCTACGTGGGCGGCCTGCCGCAGGAGCCGGAGCCGCCGCTCAACTATCAGATCGTCTATTCGCTGGAGGGCGCGCTCGACTACTACACCACTCCCTCCTGGGTGCTCCGGGCCGGGAAGCCGATCCAGGTCGATGCCCTGAGCGAGCTCGAGGTGGTCGAGTTCCCCACTCCCGTCGGTACGCTGGAGGCGTTCCACACTGGCGGGGGCATCAGCACGCTTCCCTTCGCCTACCAGGGGAAGATCGACGTCATGGAGTACAAGACGCTGCGCTACCCCGGCCACGTCGCCATCATGCGCCCCATCCGCGAGCTTGGCCTGCTGGACAGCACGCCGCTCGAGGTGAAGGGCAAGACGGTGGTGCCGCGGGACGTCTTCATCGCGTCGGTGCAGCCCAAGCTGCACAAGCCACGGGGGCGCGACCTGGTGGCCCTTCAGGTCCAGGTGACCGGCCAGAAGGAGGGGCGGGCCCGCCGGGTCAGCTTCCGGCTGATCGACTACTACGACGCGGAGCACGGCATCAGTGCGATGATGCGGACCACCGGGTATTCCCTCTCGATCACGGGACAGATGCAGGCCGACGGAAGGATCGCCCTCAAGGGGGTCCACACTCCCGACGAGTCGGTGCCGTTCGCCGAGTACGTGGCGGAGCTGGCCCGGCGCGGCATCGAGATCCAGGAACTTTGA
- a CDS encoding thioredoxin family protein: MIDFTTLWDNGYTFEGFLAVSTKHRGLWEGIYRVAHIPDWAPAAVPAGVHRKLLVIAEDWCGDASNTVPILAKLVDITPGLELRIVRRDEHPDLMDQYLTNGARSIPIVIALDAELREIGHWGPRPAVLQSWVMANRLTTPKTELYPLVRKWYARDHGEATLREVLETAGLPVSKVA, translated from the coding sequence ATGATCGACTTCACGACTCTGTGGGACAACGGGTACACCTTCGAAGGCTTCCTCGCGGTGAGCACCAAGCACCGGGGGCTCTGGGAAGGGATATACCGTGTCGCCCACATTCCCGACTGGGCCCCGGCGGCGGTTCCCGCCGGCGTTCACCGCAAGCTGCTGGTCATCGCCGAAGACTGGTGCGGCGACGCCTCGAACACCGTTCCGATTCTTGCCAAGCTGGTCGACATCACCCCGGGGCTGGAGCTGCGGATCGTCCGCCGGGATGAGCACCCCGACCTGATGGACCAGTACCTCACCAATGGCGCGCGCTCGATTCCCATCGTGATCGCGCTGGACGCCGAGTTGCGGGAGATCGGCCACTGGGGCCCGCGGCCCGCGGTGCTGCAGTCGTGGGTGATGGCCAACCGTCTCACCACGCCCAAAACCGAGCTCTACCCGCTGGTGCGGAAATGGTATGCCCGCGACCACGGCGAGGCCACCCTACGCGAAGTGCTGGAGACGGCGGGATTGCCGGTGTCGAAAGTGGCCTGA
- a CDS encoding BamA/TamA family outer membrane protein, with protein sequence MRALRFLLLLLVSAPGAAAQVTDSTTADTTTADTTAVDSATADTITADTATAVPAKPDTAAPAAGEKEPGAPWRTSYFPYLTGAANDGPALVGRVRYWQPADYEARVTTTAALSFDAGITTRGSRGVTAQFRAPLLWDGWRLFALAGADRLVRYGFFGLGNETVYDKAAVNDAQPFFYRMRRTRYRGVVEVTRRIRGPLQVALQANAEQVRFTSLPGPSAFALEVPSQELEQNDLASRLALIYDTRDNEYNTHQGLLLEAGTQAGTGNDGYTRQYAILRGYLQVREGTVVALRLAGSGMGGHPTLNARFTLPGWENPIPVLGGEYSHRSLDTGRLSGKGTLFANLEVRHDLLPFGDLGAVTLLGFVDAGRVFEQESFSLTTEHMKVGGGGGFALRILRSTIFTFNFAGGPDGFNFSVGNGWAF encoded by the coding sequence ATGCGGGCCCTTCGCTTCCTGCTCCTGTTGCTGGTCTCGGCACCTGGGGCCGCAGCGCAGGTCACCGACAGCACCACAGCGGACACCACCACGGCGGACACCACCGCAGTGGACAGTGCTACCGCGGATACTATCACGGCAGATACTGCCACCGCGGTTCCCGCCAAGCCTGACACTGCCGCGCCGGCGGCCGGCGAAAAAGAGCCCGGCGCCCCCTGGCGGACGAGTTACTTCCCCTATCTCACCGGCGCCGCCAACGACGGGCCGGCGCTGGTGGGTCGGGTTCGCTACTGGCAGCCGGCCGACTACGAGGCCCGGGTGACGACGACGGCAGCCTTGAGTTTCGACGCCGGGATCACGACCCGAGGGAGTCGCGGCGTGACGGCCCAGTTCCGGGCGCCTTTGCTGTGGGATGGGTGGCGGCTGTTCGCCCTGGCCGGCGCCGACCGGCTGGTCCGCTACGGCTTCTTCGGCCTGGGCAACGAAACCGTCTACGACAAGGCCGCGGTGAACGATGCCCAGCCGTTCTTCTACCGGATGCGCCGCACCCGGTACCGCGGCGTCGTGGAGGTGACCCGCCGGATTCGCGGACCGCTCCAGGTAGCGCTCCAGGCCAACGCCGAGCAGGTGCGGTTCACCTCGCTGCCCGGGCCATCCGCCTTTGCCCTGGAGGTCCCCTCGCAGGAGCTGGAGCAGAATGACCTGGCCAGCCGCCTCGCCCTGATCTACGACACCCGTGACAACGAGTACAACACCCACCAGGGACTGCTGCTCGAAGCGGGCACGCAGGCTGGCACCGGGAACGACGGTTACACCCGCCAATACGCCATCCTGCGCGGCTATCTCCAGGTCCGGGAGGGAACCGTGGTCGCACTCCGGCTGGCGGGGTCGGGCATGGGGGGCCATCCCACCCTCAACGCGCGTTTCACCCTCCCCGGCTGGGAGAACCCGATCCCGGTGCTGGGCGGGGAGTACTCCCACCGGTCGCTCGACACCGGACGGCTGAGCGGCAAGGGCACCTTGTTCGCGAATCTCGAGGTCCGACACGACCTCCTGCCGTTCGGCGACCTGGGCGCCGTGACGCTGCTGGGGTTCGTGGATGCGGGACGGGTGTTCGAGCAGGAGTCGTTCAGTCTCACGACCGAGCACATGAAGGTCGGCGGCGGAGGAGGCTTCGCGCTCCGGATCCTCCGATCGACCATCTTTACCTTCAACTTTGCGGGCGGACCCGACGGGTTCAACTTCTCGGTAGGGAACGGCTGGGCCTTCTGA